A genome region from Stenotrophomonas bentonitica includes the following:
- a CDS encoding conjugal transfer protein TraG, whose product MQGTNVLFGQIAVVFGIVIAGVWGATQWTAAALGYQLRLGSPWFDFLGTSIYHPWKLFEWWFFFGAYAPEVFDTGGAIAGASGMVAVCVAIAMSVWRSRQARLVTTYGSARWANAQDIRKAGLTQPAGVFLGQHDRQYLRHEGPEHVLSFAPTRSGKGVGLVVPTLLSWPASAVIHDIKGENWQITAGWRSRFSHCLLFNPTDAKSAAYNPLLEVRRGAHEVRDVQNIADILVDPEGALEKRNHWEKTSHALLVGAILHVLYAGKDKTLRGVANFLSDPASPFELTLHRMMTTPHLVNAEGGGPHPVVASAAREVLNKSDNERSGVLSTAMSFLGLYRDPTVAEVTSRCDWRIADLIAAEHPVSLYLVVPPSDISRTKPLIRLILNQIGRRLTESLDGSDGIERRHKLLLMLDEFPALGRLDFFETALAFMAGYGIRSFLIAQSLNQIDKAYGQNHSILDNCHVRVTFATNDERTAKRISETLGTATELRAQRNYAGHRLAPWLGHLMVSRQETARPLLTPGEVMQLPPDEAVVMVSSVAPIKAKKLRYYADANFKRRVLPPPVLADGQYADAPPLRPDDWSGLAIPAVPTAPAAASADGLETLGSVDDGGPRRQPELSETVAYDPELAAPAADLGLLDDDDLPLLLPRQLDPAMQRTARLASLDPNDGIEL is encoded by the coding sequence ATGCAAGGGACGAACGTGCTGTTCGGTCAGATCGCCGTGGTGTTCGGCATCGTCATCGCCGGAGTGTGGGGCGCCACACAATGGACAGCAGCAGCCCTTGGCTATCAGCTACGCCTTGGCTCGCCCTGGTTCGACTTTCTTGGCACGTCTATCTACCACCCGTGGAAGCTGTTTGAGTGGTGGTTCTTCTTCGGCGCGTATGCACCGGAGGTGTTCGACACTGGCGGCGCGATTGCCGGCGCCAGTGGCATGGTCGCCGTGTGCGTTGCCATTGCCATGTCGGTCTGGCGCTCGCGCCAAGCGCGCCTCGTCACCACCTACGGCTCTGCGCGCTGGGCTAACGCGCAGGACATTCGCAAGGCGGGCCTCACGCAACCGGCCGGCGTGTTCCTCGGCCAGCACGACCGCCAGTACCTACGGCATGAAGGCCCGGAACACGTCCTGAGCTTCGCGCCCACCCGCTCGGGCAAGGGCGTGGGCCTGGTGGTGCCCACCTTGTTGAGCTGGCCTGCATCGGCCGTCATCCACGACATCAAGGGCGAGAACTGGCAGATCACCGCCGGCTGGCGATCACGCTTCTCACATTGCCTGCTGTTCAACCCGACCGATGCGAAGTCGGCGGCCTACAACCCGCTGCTGGAGGTACGGCGCGGCGCGCATGAAGTGCGCGACGTGCAGAACATCGCGGACATTCTGGTTGATCCCGAAGGTGCGTTGGAGAAGCGCAACCATTGGGAGAAGACCAGCCACGCGCTGCTGGTCGGCGCCATCCTGCATGTGCTCTACGCCGGCAAGGACAAGACGCTGCGCGGCGTCGCCAACTTCCTCTCCGATCCGGCCAGCCCGTTCGAGCTGACCTTGCACCGGATGATGACCACGCCGCACCTCGTGAATGCGGAAGGTGGTGGCCCGCATCCTGTCGTCGCATCGGCGGCGCGCGAAGTGCTCAACAAGTCGGACAACGAGCGTTCCGGCGTGTTGAGCACCGCTATGTCGTTCCTCGGCCTGTACCGCGATCCCACGGTGGCCGAAGTCACCTCGCGTTGCGATTGGCGCATCGCTGACCTGATCGCTGCCGAGCATCCGGTATCGCTGTACCTCGTGGTGCCGCCTTCGGACATTTCGCGGACGAAGCCGCTCATTCGCCTGATCCTCAATCAGATCGGGCGGCGGCTGACCGAATCGCTCGATGGCTCCGACGGCATCGAGCGCCGCCACAAGCTGCTGCTGATGCTCGACGAGTTTCCGGCGCTGGGGCGCCTGGACTTCTTCGAGACGGCGCTGGCCTTCATGGCCGGCTACGGCATCCGCAGCTTCCTCATCGCGCAGTCGCTCAATCAGATCGACAAAGCCTACGGCCAGAACCATTCGATCCTCGACAACTGCCATGTGCGCGTGACGTTCGCCACCAACGACGAGCGCACCGCCAAGCGGATTTCCGAGACGCTGGGCACGGCCACCGAGCTGCGCGCCCAGCGCAACTACGCGGGCCACCGGCTCGCGCCGTGGCTGGGCCACCTGATGGTGTCGCGCCAAGAAACCGCGCGCCCGCTGCTGACGCCGGGCGAAGTCATGCAGCTTCCGCCTGACGAGGCCGTGGTGATGGTGTCCAGCGTGGCGCCGATCAAGGCGAAGAAGCTGCGCTACTACGCGGACGCCAATTTCAAGCGTCGCGTGCTGCCACCGCCCGTGCTGGCGGACGGGCAGTACGCCGACGCGCCGCCATTGCGGCCCGACGACTGGAGCGGTTTGGCGATTCCCGCCGTGCCCACCGCACCGGCCGCGGCATCCGCTGATGGCCTGGAGACCTTGGGTTCGGTCGACGACGGCGGCCCGCGCCGCCAGCCCGAGCTTTCCGAAACCGTTGCCTACGACCCCGAACTGGCCGCGCCTGCGGCCGACCTTGGGCTGCTCGATGACGACGACCTGCCGCTTCTCCTTCCTCGCCAGCTCGATCCAGCCATGCAGCGCACGGCCCGGCTGGCTTCCCTCGACCCCAACGACGGAATCGAGCTATGA
- a CDS encoding ribbon-helix-helix protein, CopG family, with protein MSHYRLNLFIQPEHAKRLDELAAKKGVSKSSIVAAALASWLSPDAADQREAAIAKRLDRLSRQAERMERDQNIQIETLALFIRYYLTVSTPVPEAHQEAARAQGKARFEQFVEQLGRHLLRGRSLVRDVVEELHPDPMRMEDAAAAAQAQERAS; from the coding sequence ATGAGCCACTACCGCCTCAACCTGTTCATCCAGCCGGAGCACGCCAAGCGCCTGGACGAACTGGCCGCCAAGAAAGGCGTGTCCAAGTCGTCCATCGTCGCGGCGGCGCTCGCATCGTGGCTGTCGCCCGATGCCGCCGACCAGCGCGAGGCGGCCATCGCCAAGCGACTTGATCGCCTGTCGCGGCAGGCCGAGCGCATGGAGCGCGACCAGAACATTCAGATCGAAACGCTGGCGCTGTTCATCCGCTACTACCTGACCGTCAGCACGCCAGTTCCCGAAGCGCACCAAGAGGCCGCGCGCGCCCAAGGCAAGGCGCGCTTCGAGCAATTCGTGGAGCAGTTGGGCCGCCACCTGCTGCGTGGGCGCAGCCTGGTGCGCGACGTGGTGGAGGAACTGCATCCCGATCCGATGCGGATGGAGGACGCGGCGGCAGCCGCGCAAGCGCAGGAGCGTGCGTCATGA
- the trbB gene encoding P-type conjugative transfer ATPase TrbB — MSAVPQSMSATSLDRRIQMLRTAMGPLIAAALEDPDVVEIMLNPDRTLWIDRLSSGRAPMGVEMPEADGERIIRLVAAHVGAEVHRGQPLLSAELPETGERFEGILPPAAPGPAFALRKRAIGVIPLDRYVVDGMMSAAQAGFLVRAVRERQNVLIAGATSSGKTTLANALLAEIAATGDRVLVLEDTVELQCAARDHVPLRTRAGVVSMTELVRSSMRLRPDRVVVGEVRGAEALDLIKVWGTGHPGGIATIHAGSALGALLRLEQLILEVAVNPPRALIAEAVNVVIHIAGRGRKRRIESIARVVGFDGVGYQLADALETPFPELPPLSDAAPAAATSPSPHSLGELP, encoded by the coding sequence ATGAGCGCCGTTCCGCAGTCCATGAGCGCCACGTCGCTCGACCGCCGCATCCAGATGCTGCGCACAGCGATGGGGCCGCTGATCGCCGCCGCGCTTGAAGACCCGGATGTGGTGGAAATCATGCTCAACCCGGATCGCACCCTGTGGATCGACCGGCTTTCTTCGGGCCGCGCGCCGATGGGCGTGGAGATGCCCGAAGCCGATGGGGAACGGATCATCCGCCTCGTGGCCGCCCACGTCGGCGCGGAGGTGCATCGCGGCCAGCCGCTGCTGTCCGCCGAGCTGCCCGAAACCGGCGAACGCTTCGAGGGCATCTTGCCCCCGGCGGCACCGGGGCCGGCCTTCGCGCTGCGCAAGCGCGCTATCGGCGTGATCCCGCTGGACCGGTACGTCGTGGACGGAATGATGTCCGCCGCCCAAGCGGGCTTTCTGGTGCGCGCAGTGCGCGAGCGGCAGAACGTCCTGATCGCGGGGGCCACTAGCAGCGGCAAGACCACGCTCGCCAATGCTTTGCTCGCCGAAATCGCTGCCACGGGCGACCGCGTGCTGGTGCTCGAAGACACGGTGGAACTGCAATGCGCGGCCCGCGACCACGTTCCGTTGCGCACGCGCGCGGGAGTGGTGTCCATGACCGAGCTGGTGCGCTCGTCCATGCGCCTGCGGCCTGATCGCGTCGTCGTTGGCGAGGTGCGCGGTGCCGAGGCGCTGGATCTCATCAAGGTGTGGGGCACCGGCCATCCGGGCGGCATCGCCACCATCCACGCCGGCTCTGCGCTCGGCGCGCTGCTGCGCCTGGAGCAACTGATTCTCGAAGTGGCGGTGAATCCGCCCCGTGCGCTGATCGCCGAGGCGGTCAACGTGGTGATTCACATCGCCGGGCGTGGACGTAAGCGCCGCATCGAGAGCATCGCCCGCGTCGTTGGCTTCGACGGCGTGGGCTACCAACTAGCGGATGCGCTGGAAACGCCGTTTCCCGAGCTGCCGCCACTTTCCGATGCCGCACCCGCTGCGGCGACTTCCCCATCCCCTCACTCACTTGGAGAACTGCCATGA
- a CDS encoding TrbC/VirB2 family protein, giving the protein MTQITIPAFRFSANPALRLGRLRCLARPAGQGLLLAAPLLFLAGTAQAAGSSMPWEGPLQSILESIQGPVARIVAVIIIIATGLALAFGDTSGGFRKLIQIVFGLSIAFAASSFFLSFFSFSGGAVV; this is encoded by the coding sequence ATGACGCAGATAACCATTCCTGCTTTCCGTTTTTCTGCAAATCCGGCATTGCGTCTTGGGCGGCTGCGCTGCCTGGCCCGTCCTGCGGGGCAAGGGCTGTTGCTGGCCGCGCCGCTGCTGTTCCTGGCCGGAACCGCGCAGGCCGCCGGTTCCTCAATGCCATGGGAAGGCCCGCTGCAATCCATCCTCGAATCCATCCAGGGGCCGGTGGCGCGCATCGTCGCGGTCATCATCATCATCGCCACTGGCCTCGCGCTCGCGTTTGGCGACACGTCGGGCGGCTTTCGCAAGCTGATTCAGATCGTGTTCGGCTTGTCCATCGCCTTCGCCGCGTCCTCGTTCTTCCTGTCGTTCTTTTCGTTCTCGGGCGGGGCTGTCGTATGA
- a CDS encoding VirB3 family type IV secretion system protein gives MSGPDIFADGFEVPLHRSLTEPILLGGAPRTVAIANGTLAAAVGLGLQLWIPGVVLWIVGHSLAVWGARVDPQFMAVFARHIKHRPLLDV, from the coding sequence ATGAGCGGCCCGGACATTTTCGCGGATGGCTTCGAGGTGCCACTGCATCGCTCGCTGACCGAGCCAATTCTGCTGGGCGGTGCGCCGCGCACCGTGGCGATCGCCAACGGCACGCTGGCAGCCGCCGTCGGTCTGGGCCTGCAACTGTGGATTCCCGGTGTGGTGCTCTGGATCGTCGGCCATTCGCTGGCGGTGTGGGGTGCGCGCGTCGATCCGCAGTTCATGGCCGTGTTCGCCCGGCACATCAAGCACCGCCCGCTGCTGGATGTGTGA
- the trbE gene encoding conjugal transfer protein TrbE gives MLNLAEYRQRPALLADWLPWAGLVASGVVLNKDGSFQRTARFRGPDLDSATQGELIATSARLNNALRRMGSGWALFIEAERRAAADYPRSEFPEPLSWLVEEERRAAFEESGHHFESGYHLTLVYLPPQESRARAAKMLYENTPTNGVDWRERLQAFVAETDRVFDLLDGVMPEIAWLDDAQTLTYLHATISTRRYRVGVPEVPFYIDALLTDSPLVGGLAPMLGDQHLRVVSVRGFPTSTWPGILDDLNRLGFAYRWSTRFLCLDKAEAERELARLRRQWFAKRKNVIALLRETIFQQESPLVDTDASNKAADADAALQELGSDQVAFGYLTATVTVLDADPAVADEKLRMVERVIQGRGFVTIPETLNAVDAWLSSIPGNAYANVRQPIVSTLNLAHMMPVSAVWAGPEKNDHLDGPPLIVTRTDGATPFRLVTHIGDVGHTLVAGPTGMGKSVLLATLAMQFRRYRGSRIFAFDMGRSMRATILGLGGEHYDLGTDGEIAFQPLARIDREGYRTWAAEWIEGRLLHEGVAGGPDEKAAIWSALGSLAGAPVEQRTMTGLSVLLQSNTLRQALSPYVLGGTHGKLLDADRDRLGMADVQCFEMEELMHSKAAVMAVLHYLFARFDERFDGAPTLLILDEAWLFLDDPVFAARIRQWLKTLRKKNVSVIFATQSLADIKDSSIAPAIIESCASRIFLPNPQATEPQIRTIYEGFGLNRRQIEIVATAQPKRDYYYQSRLGNRLFDLDLGLAALAFAGASTPQDQRDIDRVLLDAGVPGFAGAWLRHRGLDWAADLLPSFPGLAPGSLADQPLENLP, from the coding sequence ATGCTGAACCTCGCCGAATACCGCCAGCGCCCGGCCTTGCTGGCCGACTGGCTGCCCTGGGCCGGGCTGGTGGCGTCGGGCGTCGTCTTGAACAAGGACGGCAGCTTCCAGCGCACGGCCCGGTTTCGCGGGCCTGACCTCGACAGCGCCACGCAAGGCGAGCTGATCGCCACCTCGGCACGATTGAACAACGCACTGCGCCGCATGGGATCGGGCTGGGCGCTGTTCATTGAAGCCGAGCGCCGCGCCGCCGCCGACTATCCGCGCTCGGAGTTCCCCGAACCGCTTTCGTGGCTGGTGGAAGAAGAACGCCGCGCCGCCTTTGAGGAATCAGGCCATCACTTCGAGAGCGGCTATCACCTGACGCTGGTGTACCTGCCGCCCCAGGAATCGCGCGCCCGCGCAGCCAAGATGCTCTACGAGAACACGCCAACGAATGGCGTGGATTGGCGCGAGCGGCTGCAAGCCTTCGTCGCGGAAACGGATCGGGTCTTTGACCTGCTCGATGGCGTGATGCCGGAGATCGCTTGGCTGGACGACGCACAGACGTTGACCTACCTGCACGCAACCATCTCGACGCGGCGCTACCGCGTGGGCGTGCCCGAGGTGCCGTTCTACATCGACGCGCTGCTGACCGACTCGCCGCTGGTCGGCGGCCTGGCGCCCATGCTGGGCGACCAGCACCTGCGCGTGGTGTCGGTGCGGGGCTTCCCGACCTCGACCTGGCCGGGGATTCTGGACGACCTCAACCGCCTCGGTTTTGCCTACCGCTGGAGTACGCGCTTTCTCTGCCTGGACAAAGCCGAGGCGGAAAGGGAACTCGCCCGCCTACGCCGGCAGTGGTTCGCCAAACGCAAGAACGTCATCGCGCTGCTGCGCGAAACCATCTTCCAGCAGGAATCGCCGCTGGTCGATACCGACGCGAGCAACAAGGCGGCCGACGCCGATGCCGCCTTGCAGGAGCTGGGCAGCGATCAAGTCGCCTTCGGCTACCTCACTGCCACGGTGACGGTACTCGATGCCGACCCGGCCGTGGCCGACGAAAAGCTGCGCATGGTGGAGCGTGTCATCCAGGGTCGCGGCTTCGTCACCATCCCCGAAACGCTCAACGCCGTGGATGCGTGGCTGTCGTCCATTCCGGGCAACGCCTACGCCAACGTGCGCCAGCCCATCGTCTCGACACTGAACCTGGCTCACATGATGCCGGTGTCGGCGGTATGGGCTGGGCCGGAGAAGAACGATCACCTCGACGGCCCGCCGCTGATCGTCACGCGCACCGATGGCGCCACGCCGTTCCGGCTGGTGACGCACATCGGCGACGTGGGCCACACGCTGGTCGCGGGGCCGACTGGCATGGGCAAGTCGGTCTTGCTCGCCACGCTGGCGATGCAATTCCGCCGCTATCGCGGCTCGCGCATCTTCGCCTTCGACATGGGCCGCTCCATGCGAGCCACGATCCTTGGGCTGGGCGGCGAACACTACGACTTGGGCACGGACGGAGAAATCGCCTTCCAGCCCTTGGCACGCATCGACCGCGAGGGCTACCGCACCTGGGCCGCCGAGTGGATCGAAGGCCGCTTGCTGCACGAAGGCGTGGCGGGCGGCCCCGACGAGAAAGCGGCTATCTGGTCGGCGCTGGGAAGCCTCGCCGGTGCGCCGGTGGAGCAGCGCACGATGACGGGGCTTTCCGTGCTGCTGCAATCGAACACGCTGCGGCAGGCGCTGTCGCCTTATGTGCTCGGCGGTACCCACGGCAAGCTGCTGGACGCCGACCGCGACCGGCTGGGCATGGCCGACGTGCAGTGCTTCGAGATGGAGGAACTGATGCACAGCAAGGCCGCCGTCATGGCCGTGCTGCATTACCTCTTTGCGCGTTTCGATGAACGCTTCGACGGAGCGCCCACGCTGCTGATCCTCGATGAAGCGTGGCTGTTCCTCGATGACCCGGTGTTTGCCGCGCGTATCCGCCAGTGGCTCAAGACGCTACGCAAGAAGAACGTCAGCGTCATCTTCGCTACGCAGAGCCTGGCCGACATCAAGGATTCGAGCATCGCGCCCGCGATCATCGAGAGCTGCGCGAGTCGGATTTTCTTGCCCAACCCGCAGGCGACCGAGCCGCAGATTCGCACGATCTACGAGGGCTTCGGCCTCAACAGGCGGCAGATCGAAATCGTCGCCACCGCGCAGCCCAAGCGCGACTACTACTACCAATCCCGTCTCGGCAACCGCCTGTTCGACCTCGACCTGGGGCTGGCAGCGCTGGCGTTTGCGGGCGCGTCCACGCCGCAAGACCAGCGCGACATAGACCGCGTGCTGCTGGACGCCGGCGTGCCCGGCTTCGCGGGCGCCTGGCTGCGCCATCGCGGCCTCGATTGGGCGGCCGACCTGCTGCCCTCGTTCCCCGGCCTTGCGCCGGGTTCCCTCGCTGACCAACCCCTGGAGAACCTGCCATGA
- the trbJ gene encoding P-type conjugative transfer protein TrbJ: MKKRLIAAAIAAMLCTATAHAQWVVVDPTNLVQNTLTAIRTLEQINNQIQQLQNEAQMLMNQARNLASLPSSVVNQLRANLATTERLIAQARGLAYDVTNLDREFQRLYPEQYAATVSGDQMYRDAQERWRNTLNGLQTTMRMQAQVSQNLGEDESVLADLVGKSQSAEGALQAMQAMNQLLALQAKQSIQSQRLQITQDRAASLELARQAAATERAREVRRRFLGEGTPYTPQSVNFYGN, from the coding sequence ATGAAGAAGCGTCTTATCGCCGCCGCCATCGCGGCCATGCTTTGCACCGCCACCGCCCATGCGCAATGGGTCGTGGTCGATCCCACCAACCTCGTGCAGAACACGCTGACCGCGATCCGCACGCTGGAGCAGATCAACAACCAGATCCAGCAGCTCCAGAACGAAGCGCAGATGCTGATGAACCAGGCGCGCAACCTCGCCAGCCTGCCGTCCAGCGTGGTGAATCAGTTGCGCGCCAATCTGGCGACGACCGAGCGGCTGATCGCCCAGGCTCGCGGCTTGGCCTACGACGTGACGAATCTGGATCGGGAGTTCCAGCGCCTGTACCCGGAGCAGTACGCCGCCACCGTGAGCGGCGACCAGATGTACCGCGACGCGCAGGAGCGTTGGAGGAACACGCTCAATGGCCTGCAAACCACCATGCGGATGCAGGCCCAGGTGTCGCAGAACCTGGGTGAAGACGAAAGCGTGCTGGCCGACCTCGTGGGAAAGAGCCAGTCGGCCGAAGGTGCGTTGCAGGCGATGCAGGCCATGAATCAGTTGCTGGCCTTGCAGGCCAAGCAGTCGATCCAGTCGCAGCGGCTCCAGATCACGCAAGACCGGGCGGCGTCGCTGGAGCTGGCGCGGCAGGCGGCGGCCACGGAGCGCGCCCGCGAAGTACGGCGGCGTTTCCTGGGCGAAGGCACGCCGTACACGCCGCAGTCCGTGAACTTCTACGGCAACTGA
- the trbL gene encoding P-type conjugative transfer protein TrbL encodes MNDVTIIDQFLNTFAAYIDSGFGLLRGEVAFLTATLIVIDMTIAGLYWAMSHATGQGEDVIAKLLRKVLYVGAFAYIINNFNWLASIVFRSFAGLGITATGSAITMENFLQPGRLAKTGIDAGAPILEQIGEMAGFPEVFVNLDPIVVMFLAWLVVVLCFFVLAIQLFITLIEFKLTTLAGFVLVPFALWNKTAFLAEKVLGNVVASGVKVLVLAVIVGIGSGLFAQFQVHPAEPSIDHALVIMLASLTLLALGIFGPGIATGLVSGAPQLGAGAMAGAAVGAAGTAVAIGAAATGVGSAVAAGARMAPAAAKLAGSGARAATSAASSAKSAFQAGSAAAGGGAKGAMAGLGNVAKTGAQAAGRGAASRASAAGQRMAAPFRAGWNGAAADGGAGAASGQGAAGEAASGAATAQTQEQPAWAKRLHRRQQLTHAATTTAHALRGGDGGGSGQGPSLRDSDS; translated from the coding sequence ATGAATGATGTGACCATCATCGACCAATTCCTCAACACCTTTGCCGCTTATATCGACTCGGGTTTCGGGCTGCTGCGGGGCGAAGTGGCGTTCCTCACGGCCACGCTGATCGTCATCGACATGACGATCGCCGGCCTGTATTGGGCCATGAGCCATGCCACCGGCCAGGGCGAGGACGTGATCGCCAAGCTGCTGCGCAAGGTGCTCTACGTCGGTGCCTTCGCCTACATCATCAATAACTTCAACTGGCTGGCCAGCATCGTGTTCCGCTCGTTTGCGGGATTGGGCATCACCGCCACCGGCTCGGCCATCACGATGGAGAACTTCTTGCAGCCGGGCCGGCTGGCGAAAACCGGTATCGACGCTGGGGCGCCGATTCTGGAGCAGATCGGCGAGATGGCGGGCTTTCCCGAAGTGTTCGTGAACCTCGACCCCATCGTGGTGATGTTCCTCGCGTGGCTGGTCGTGGTCTTGTGCTTCTTCGTGCTGGCGATCCAACTGTTCATCACGTTGATCGAGTTCAAGCTGACCACGCTCGCCGGATTCGTGCTGGTGCCATTCGCGCTCTGGAACAAGACCGCGTTCCTCGCCGAAAAGGTCTTGGGCAACGTAGTGGCCTCCGGCGTCAAGGTTCTGGTGCTGGCCGTGATCGTCGGTATCGGCTCGGGCTTGTTCGCTCAGTTCCAAGTCCATCCCGCCGAGCCGTCTATCGACCACGCGCTGGTCATCATGCTGGCCTCGCTCACCTTGCTGGCGCTCGGGATCTTCGGCCCCGGCATCGCCACGGGCCTCGTGTCCGGTGCGCCGCAGCTCGGCGCTGGCGCAATGGCCGGTGCTGCTGTCGGCGCTGCCGGCACGGCTGTCGCCATCGGCGCCGCCGCGACGGGCGTGGGTAGCGCCGTGGCTGCTGGTGCGCGCATGGCCCCGGCTGCCGCCAAGCTGGCCGGTAGCGGTGCGCGCGCCGCCACGTCGGCGGCCAGCAGTGCGAAGTCGGCGTTCCAGGCCGGTTCCGCCGCCGCTGGCGGCGGCGCAAAGGGCGCGATGGCGGGCCTGGGCAACGTCGCTAAGACCGGCGCGCAGGCAGCCGGGCGAGGCGCTGCATCCCGCGCTTCCGCTGCCGGGCAACGCATGGCCGCTCCCTTCCGCGCTGGCTGGAATGGCGCTGCTGCCGATGGCGGCGCGGGTGCGGCATCCGGTCAGGGTGCCGCAGGCGAGGCCGCATCCGGCGCCGCTACGGCGCAGACACAGGAACAGCCCGCTTGGGCCAAGCGCCTGCATCGCCGCCAGCAACTCACCCACGCCGCGACCACCACCGCCCACGCGCTGCGCGGTGGCGATGGCGGCGGCTCCGGCCAGGGGCCGAGCCTGCGCGATTCCGATTCATAA
- the trbF gene encoding conjugal transfer protein TrbF, producing the protein MRFKKPQVRYADTPQPATPYQAAGQVWDERIGSPRVQAKNWRLMAFGCLTLALLMAGGLVWRSAQSIVTPYVVEVDNAGQVRAVGEAATPYRPNDAQTAHHIARFVTLVRSLSIDPIVVRQNWLDAYDYTTDKGAAVLNDYARVNDPFARIGKESVTVQITSVVRASDTSFNVRWTERRYVNGAAAGLERWTAVVSIVLQPPRTEERLRQNPLGIYVNGLSWSRELDSSEGAKP; encoded by the coding sequence ATGCGATTCAAGAAACCGCAGGTGCGCTACGCCGACACGCCGCAACCTGCCACGCCGTACCAAGCTGCCGGCCAAGTGTGGGACGAGCGCATCGGCTCGCCGCGCGTGCAGGCGAAGAACTGGCGCCTGATGGCCTTCGGCTGCCTGACGCTTGCGCTGCTGATGGCCGGCGGCCTGGTGTGGCGCTCGGCGCAATCCATCGTGACGCCCTACGTCGTGGAGGTGGACAACGCGGGCCAGGTACGCGCCGTGGGTGAAGCCGCCACGCCATACCGGCCCAACGATGCGCAGACCGCGCACCACATCGCGCGCTTCGTGACGCTGGTGCGCTCGCTGTCCATCGACCCCATCGTCGTCCGCCAGAACTGGCTGGACGCCTACGACTACACGACCGACAAGGGCGCGGCCGTGCTCAACGACTACGCACGGGTCAACGACCCGTTCGCGCGCATCGGCAAGGAGTCGGTGACGGTGCAGATCACCAGCGTCGTGCGCGCCAGCGACACGTCTTTCAACGTGCGCTGGACGGAACGCCGCTACGTCAACGGCGCCGCGGCGGGCTTGGAGCGGTGGACGGCCGTGGTGTCCATCGTGCTCCAGCCGCCGCGCACCGAAGAACGCCTGCGCCAGAACCCCCTGGGCATCTACGTCAACGGCCTGTCATGGAGCCGCGAACTGGATTCTTCCGAAGGAGCCAAGCCATGA
- the trbG gene encoding P-type conjugative transfer protein TrbG → MNDLFRKSALPVILLALAGCATQGKPPPTISLDEPVQAQPLPEPPTPVEVVAVPEVLPMPAQLKPLPEAEDAKPTPEPADEKVRVSRANAEARVAPTREGYVNAIQVWPFTDGALYQVYAAVGRVTVVSLQPGEELVTVAAGDTVRWIVGDTSSGSGADLRVNVLVKPIRSGLKTNLVITTSRRTYLLELASTEKTWMASASWEYPRDRMLALQRQAQAASAAAPVDSGLSLENLRFRYAVSGSNPPWKPLRAFDDGQKVYIQFPAGIAQGELPPLFVIGPEGDGQLVNYRFRSPYYIVDRLFGAAELRLGGDKGDVVRIERTDGVARRN, encoded by the coding sequence ATGAATGATCTTTTCCGTAAATCCGCCTTGCCGGTGATCTTGCTTGCCCTGGCGGGCTGCGCTACGCAGGGCAAGCCACCGCCGACCATCTCGCTCGATGAGCCGGTGCAGGCCCAGCCGCTACCCGAGCCACCCACGCCGGTGGAGGTGGTGGCGGTGCCCGAGGTGCTGCCGATGCCGGCGCAGTTGAAGCCATTGCCCGAAGCCGAGGACGCCAAGCCCACGCCGGAGCCAGCCGACGAGAAGGTGCGCGTCTCACGGGCCAATGCCGAGGCGCGCGTCGCACCCACGCGCGAGGGCTACGTCAACGCGATTCAGGTGTGGCCCTTCACCGATGGCGCGCTCTACCAAGTCTATGCGGCCGTGGGCCGCGTGACCGTGGTTTCACTCCAGCCGGGCGAGGAACTGGTGACGGTGGCGGCGGGCGATACCGTGCGCTGGATCGTGGGCGATACGTCGAGCGGCAGCGGTGCTGACCTGCGCGTCAATGTGCTGGTCAAGCCGATCCGCTCGGGCCTCAAGACCAATCTCGTCATCACCACCAGCCGCAGGACGTACCTGCTGGAGTTGGCTTCGACGGAAAAGACGTGGATGGCCTCGGCTTCTTGGGAGTATCCGCGTGACCGGATGCTGGCCTTGCAGCGCCAGGCGCAGGCGGCCAGCGCCGCCGCGCCGGTGGACTCCGGCTTGTCGCTGGAAAACCTGCGCTTCCGCTACGCGGTCAGCGGTAGCAACCCGCCGTGGAAGCCGCTGCGCGCCTTCGACGACGGGCAGAAGGTCTATATCCAGTTCCCCGCCGGCATCGCGCAAGGCGAGCTGCCGCCGCTGTTCGTAATCGGGCCGGAAGGCGACGGGCAACTGGTCAACTACCGCTTCCGCTCGCCGTACTACATCGTGGATCGGCTGTTCGGTGCCGCCGAACTGCGCCTGGGCGGGGACAAGGGCGACGTGGTGCGAATTGAGCGCACGGACGGCGTTGCGCGGAGGAACTGA